A genomic stretch from uncultured Pseudodesulfovibrio sp. includes:
- a CDS encoding pyridoxal phosphate-dependent aminotransferase: MRISDRLARIKPSATLAVNAKALELRAQGREVISLAVGQPDFGTPAHVCDAAKAALDEGFTRYTPVPGIPELREAVAGYYTKFYGAQACADNTIISNGGKQVLYNLLMAVVNPGDEVLIPAPYWVSYPAMVQLVDGVSVFVPTTADENYLVTVEALEAARTDSTRVLILNSPSNPTGCCYTQEQLEAIAQWARDNEIFIISDEVYDRLVYAPFEPVSLSKTWETYPETIAIVGALSKSFCMTGWRVGYALAHEDLVKAMSKIQGQSTSNINSITQKAAHAALIGPWDIVDEMKEAFVRRRDLAYEIITGWGAKCPKPDGAFYLFPVLDQFYTEEAPDSATMCTKILEEAGVALVPGAAFGDDKCIRFSYAVDDETLKEALARVGKVLMGK; this comes from the coding sequence ATGCGTATTTCCGATCGTCTGGCGCGTATTAAACCTTCCGCGACCTTGGCAGTGAATGCCAAGGCCCTGGAACTCCGCGCTCAGGGACGCGAGGTTATCAGTCTGGCTGTGGGACAGCCTGACTTCGGCACTCCTGCCCATGTTTGTGATGCGGCTAAGGCTGCTTTGGATGAAGGCTTCACCCGGTATACTCCGGTGCCGGGCATTCCGGAACTGCGGGAAGCCGTCGCTGGATATTATACCAAATTTTACGGGGCACAGGCCTGTGCCGACAATACGATTATATCCAACGGCGGCAAGCAGGTGCTCTACAATCTGCTCATGGCCGTGGTGAATCCCGGCGACGAAGTCCTTATCCCGGCTCCTTACTGGGTCAGCTATCCTGCCATGGTGCAGTTGGTTGACGGCGTTTCCGTGTTTGTACCCACCACTGCCGACGAGAACTATCTTGTCACCGTGGAAGCTCTTGAGGCCGCACGCACGGACAGTACCCGCGTACTCATTCTTAATTCACCGTCCAACCCGACCGGTTGCTGTTATACGCAGGAACAACTCGAAGCCATTGCCCAGTGGGCTCGTGACAACGAAATTTTTATCATCTCTGACGAGGTATACGACCGTCTGGTGTACGCCCCGTTCGAGCCCGTTTCGCTTTCCAAGACCTGGGAGACATACCCCGAAACCATTGCCATTGTCGGTGCATTGTCCAAGTCCTTTTGCATGACTGGCTGGCGCGTCGGGTATGCACTGGCGCACGAAGATCTGGTCAAGGCCATGAGCAAGATTCAGGGACAGTCCACATCCAACATCAATTCCATCACTCAGAAAGCTGCACATGCCGCGCTGATCGGGCCGTGGGATATCGTGGATGAGATGAAGGAAGCCTTTGTTCGCCGCCGTGACCTGGCGTATGAGATCATTACCGGATGGGGTGCGAAGTGTCCCAAGCCTGACGGAGCATTTTATCTCTTCCCGGTTTTGGATCAGTTCTACACCGAAGAGGCACCGGATTCCGCGACCATGTGTACCAAGATTTTGGAAGAGGCTGGTGTTGCCCTGGTTCCGGGGGCTGCGTTTGGCGACGACAAGTGTATTCGGTTTTCCTATGCTGTTGACGATGAGACCTTGAAGGAGGCTCTTGCCAGGGTCGGTAAAGTTTTGATGGGGAAATAG
- a CDS encoding MerR family transcriptional regulator: protein MYTVGRLAKRHGLSRSTLLYYDRIGLLRPSGHAKGEYRQYSGEDDTRLTKICKYRRAGITLKAIGDMLDDQADTGVAATLENRLTELNREMDILREQQRFVIDLLGRTDLLNEQQVMDMATWVSLLRDAGFSENDMRHWHVQFEKSAPDRHADFLRRLHIPEGEISAIRAMAAAPQQIFNINRESGKFMEIFFKIYEGLDREGPGNFAMTKRAYDMCTGLPEKPEVLELGCGSGGATIPLAQISGGIVTATEIYHPFLEKMVERAKRAGVEDRIIAAVMDMGDIQAEPESFDLIWCEGAAYILGVDKAFAQWQQYLKPGGCLCISDAVWLSEDIRDNAPDELKNFWAEGYPAMRTAEENNRAGEAAGYTPLGNFTIDTACWDAFYNDVERRLEKIEQTYGTEPNGRAIIDMTHKEISLYRNYPGTYGYEFHIFKK, encoded by the coding sequence ATGTACACGGTTGGAAGACTCGCCAAAAGACATGGACTTTCGCGCTCCACCTTGCTCTATTATGATCGCATCGGACTACTCAGGCCGAGCGGGCACGCCAAGGGCGAGTATCGGCAATACTCGGGCGAAGATGATACTCGACTGACAAAAATCTGCAAATATCGCAGGGCCGGGATCACACTCAAGGCAATCGGCGATATGCTCGACGATCAGGCAGACACCGGCGTGGCCGCGACTCTGGAGAACAGGCTGACGGAATTGAACCGGGAAATGGACATCTTGCGGGAACAGCAACGATTCGTCATCGATCTGCTTGGCCGCACCGACCTGTTGAACGAACAACAGGTCATGGACATGGCCACTTGGGTTTCCCTGCTCCGCGACGCCGGGTTCAGCGAAAATGACATGAGGCACTGGCATGTCCAGTTTGAAAAAAGCGCACCGGACAGACATGCAGACTTTCTGCGTCGCCTGCATATACCGGAAGGCGAAATTTCAGCCATCAGAGCCATGGCCGCAGCGCCGCAGCAGATCTTCAACATCAACAGGGAATCAGGAAAATTCATGGAAATATTCTTCAAGATATACGAAGGCCTGGACCGCGAAGGCCCCGGGAATTTTGCAATGACCAAACGCGCCTACGACATGTGCACCGGCCTGCCGGAAAAGCCGGAAGTTCTCGAACTCGGCTGTGGATCAGGCGGCGCCACCATCCCGCTGGCACAGATATCCGGCGGCATTGTCACAGCCACAGAAATCTATCACCCCTTCCTTGAGAAGATGGTCGAACGTGCCAAAAGAGCCGGAGTCGAAGATCGAATCATCGCCGCAGTCATGGACATGGGAGATATCCAGGCCGAACCGGAATCCTTCGATCTTATCTGGTGTGAAGGAGCCGCCTATATCCTCGGCGTGGACAAGGCGTTTGCTCAATGGCAGCAATATCTCAAACCAGGTGGCTGCCTCTGCATTTCCGATGCTGTCTGGCTCTCGGAGGACATCCGAGACAACGCTCCTGACGAACTCAAGAATTTCTGGGCCGAGGGATATCCTGCCATGCGTACTGCCGAGGAAAACAACCGCGCAGGTGAAGCTGCAGGCTATACGCCACTCGGCAACTTCACCATCGACACCGCCTGTTGGGACGCATTCTATAACGATGTCGAGCGACGCCTGGAAAAGATAGAACAAACATACGGAACCGAGCCAAACGGGCGAGCGATTATTGATATGACTCACAAGGAAATTTCTTTGTATCGGAACTACCCTGGGACATACGGCTACGAATTCCACATATTCAAAAAATGA
- a CDS encoding adenylate/guanylate cyclase domain-containing protein, whose product MKEKFLKSHLSQWLAASLIVCLVVVGCAYALYQSNKEHTQLMEAEKASNAVYSLQQLLKFEFESMVADVRLLSKMQESQQVFTNRLTAPLAKNLLFFTLDKKAYDNIRYLDRRGMELFRVDYLEGSPAVATKHDLQDKGNTYYFKGSEKLKVGEVYISALDLDTEPYATNQLPKPIIRIAAPLFALDGTRHGVVILNYFGNHICRIMELGSEESGENPMLLNDKGYWLRSDNADEEWGFLRKEGTDLTFQSRFPKEWEHVTQTENGQTRTPNGLFTFATIDPGQFISELTNIRVTSDAGKWVIMIHTPMKKLTDPPKAYLASLSTVLIPLAILIMASLYFICLFRQTNKQAQLDIIAQQASYARFVPKEFLALLGKGRYRDLALESHADHQMCVLFSDIRSYTKLSEGMSHLEVIQFLNEYFRAVNGPIVNNEGFVDSFHGDALLALFKDGNAEGAVRAAIAMQHSIKQFNEERAEKGEKTVAAGIGLHCGEVTLGALGTNERLQATVIGDVVNLAARIESCTKTFGVSIVISDSVFKKIPQPEIFNLREIDTVRVKGKQTPVALYEVFDADREELIAQKQSMLSDFSQALTLYRKGDFENASAIFDQCMKICPEDTISPIFFKRCKTMMRIPPGDGWTGISTL is encoded by the coding sequence ATGAAAGAGAAGTTCTTGAAATCCCACCTGAGCCAATGGCTGGCAGCCTCCCTGATCGTTTGCCTTGTCGTCGTTGGTTGTGCTTACGCCCTATACCAATCTAACAAAGAACATACGCAATTAATGGAAGCGGAGAAAGCGTCAAACGCGGTTTATTCCCTTCAGCAGCTTCTGAAATTCGAATTCGAAAGCATGGTTGCTGATGTCCGGCTCCTGTCGAAAATGCAAGAGTCTCAACAGGTATTCACCAATCGCCTCACGGCTCCCCTTGCAAAAAACCTGTTATTCTTCACTCTGGACAAGAAGGCGTATGACAATATCCGGTATCTGGACAGACGGGGCATGGAGTTGTTCCGCGTCGACTATCTCGAAGGCAGCCCGGCAGTGGCGACGAAGCATGATTTGCAGGACAAAGGAAACACATACTATTTCAAAGGATCCGAAAAGCTGAAAGTCGGCGAAGTATATATTTCGGCACTGGATCTGGACACGGAACCCTATGCCACAAACCAGCTTCCCAAACCCATCATACGTATCGCAGCTCCTTTGTTCGCACTCGACGGCACGCGACACGGGGTGGTCATCCTCAATTACTTCGGCAATCACATATGCCGTATCATGGAACTCGGGTCCGAGGAGTCCGGCGAAAACCCCATGCTGCTCAACGACAAGGGATATTGGCTTCGATCAGACAATGCTGATGAGGAATGGGGCTTCCTGCGCAAAGAGGGGACGGATCTCACCTTTCAGTCCCGCTTCCCGAAGGAATGGGAACACGTTACCCAAACAGAAAACGGACAGACCAGGACCCCAAACGGCCTTTTCACTTTCGCCACCATTGATCCCGGACAATTCATCTCTGAACTAACAAACATTCGGGTCACCAGCGATGCCGGCAAATGGGTCATCATGATCCATACGCCTATGAAGAAACTGACAGACCCTCCAAAAGCCTACCTGGCGAGTCTGTCCACGGTACTTATTCCCCTTGCAATTCTGATCATGGCCAGCCTCTATTTCATTTGTTTGTTTCGTCAGACCAACAAACAGGCTCAACTGGACATCATAGCGCAACAGGCATCATACGCCCGATTTGTTCCCAAAGAATTCCTGGCCCTTCTAGGTAAGGGCAGATACCGGGATCTCGCCCTGGAAAGCCATGCTGATCATCAAATGTGTGTTCTTTTCAGTGATATCCGATCCTACACAAAGCTCTCCGAAGGCATGAGTCATCTAGAGGTCATCCAATTCCTCAATGAATATTTCAGGGCAGTGAACGGACCTATCGTGAACAATGAAGGATTTGTGGACAGCTTTCACGGTGATGCCCTTCTGGCCTTGTTCAAAGATGGTAATGCAGAAGGAGCTGTCCGCGCAGCCATTGCAATGCAGCACAGTATTAAACAATTCAATGAAGAAAGGGCTGAGAAAGGAGAGAAAACGGTTGCCGCCGGTATTGGACTCCACTGCGGCGAAGTGACACTTGGAGCTCTCGGGACAAACGAACGCTTGCAGGCCACTGTGATCGGCGATGTCGTCAATCTGGCCGCCCGCATCGAATCGTGCACCAAGACCTTCGGCGTCAGTATAGTCATCTCGGACAGCGTATTCAAAAAAATACCACAGCCCGAAATATTCAACCTGCGTGAAATCGATACGGTTCGCGTCAAAGGGAAGCAGACTCCAGTGGCGCTCTATGAAGTTTTCGATGCCGACCGTGAAGAGCTGATCGCACAAAAACAATCGATGCTCTCCGATTTTTCCCAGGCGCTCACCCTGTATAGAAAAGGAGACTTTGAAAACGCCTCAGCGATTTTTGATCAATGTATGAAGATATGTCCTGAAGACACCATCAGTCCCATTTTTTTCAAACGATGCAAAACCATGATGCGAATTCCTCCCGGCGACGGCTGGACGGGCATTAGCACTCTCTAA
- a CDS encoding bacteriohemerythrin, protein MSFITFTKKNMIDVPEIDNQHNQLFEILNMMHAATVEGQEQAAIIKIFDDLISYTVDHFDTEEQYMMKHEYSGYAGHKKEHDELTAQAVELQNQFKDGSATVTFELLDFLNEWLNNHTMGTDQDMGKFLRDMA, encoded by the coding sequence ATGTCTTTCATCACATTTACAAAAAAAAACATGATTGATGTTCCGGAAATCGATAATCAACACAATCAACTCTTTGAAATTCTCAACATGATGCACGCGGCCACGGTCGAAGGGCAGGAGCAGGCCGCTATCATAAAGATTTTTGACGACCTCATATCCTACACGGTGGACCACTTCGACACCGAAGAACAATACATGATGAAGCATGAATACTCAGGCTACGCAGGCCACAAGAAAGAACATGATGAACTCACGGCACAGGCAGTCGAACTGCAAAATCAATTCAAGGACGGAAGTGCCACGGTTACATTCGAGTTGCTCGATTTCCTGAATGAATGGCTCAACAACCATACCATGGGGACAGACCAGGACATGGGAAAATTCCTCCGCGACATGGCATAA
- a CDS encoding vitamin B12-dependent ribonucleotide reductase encodes MPQLKMPANLPDPIINENAKIVLKRRYQRKDTEGVAYETTKELFWRVASAIAEEEGKYTKSSFKVPKLAREFYDLMTSYRFLPNSPTLMNAGTDIGQLAACFVLPIEDDIEGIFDAVKHAAMIHKSGGGTGFSFSRLRAKDSVVGSTGGVASGPLSFLKIFNCATEQIKQGGTRRGANMGILRVDHPDIMDFIKAKERDGELNNFNLSIGLTEAFMKAVEKKDDFDLIAPNTGKKVGSLNARDVFNILVQKAWESGDPGIVFLDRINRDNPTPKLGEMESTNPCGEQPLLPYEACNLGSINLGKCFAKGKNGHDSEVDWDELKRIVHLAVRFLDNVIDASQYPLPQITETVEMNRKIGLGVMGWADLLYQLNIPYNSQTAVDMGERLMKFVQDEARSASKTLAAERGHFPTYPESVFGEANLGPYRNATTTTIAPTGTLSIIAGCSSGVEPLFALSFVRNVMDNDKLVETNPFFETALKEADAYSAKLMEKIAKVGSIKKMDILPEELRSVFVTSMDIEPIWHLKMQAAFQKHTDNAVSKTVNLPSNATKEDIWDIYWKAYEYGCKGVTVYRDGSKISQVLCTGDSDKKKKEEEASVVQNRPDVIYGFTQKIPTGLGMLFLTVNEMDGKPFEVFATIGKSGGSITAKAEAIGRLVSLALRSGVEVREIVEQLKGIGGENPKFMKKHLVKSIPDAIAHVFESRYLSGDRVDVQGASLNKELCPDCGEPLVFEEGCHICKSCAYTKCGG; translated from the coding sequence ATGCCGCAACTTAAAATGCCAGCCAATCTTCCCGACCCGATTATCAATGAAAACGCCAAGATAGTTTTGAAACGGCGATACCAGCGAAAGGACACCGAAGGGGTTGCTTACGAGACAACCAAGGAGTTGTTTTGGAGAGTGGCATCCGCCATTGCCGAAGAGGAAGGCAAATACACAAAATCATCATTCAAAGTTCCAAAATTAGCTCGTGAATTTTACGATCTGATGACCTCATACCGTTTTCTGCCGAACTCCCCCACACTCATGAATGCAGGGACAGACATCGGGCAGTTGGCAGCCTGTTTCGTCCTGCCCATTGAGGATGATATCGAAGGCATTTTCGACGCAGTAAAGCATGCAGCCATGATCCACAAATCAGGCGGCGGCACAGGCTTCTCTTTCTCCCGTCTGCGTGCCAAGGATTCCGTGGTCGGCTCGACGGGCGGCGTGGCATCCGGCCCACTCTCCTTCCTCAAGATTTTCAACTGCGCCACAGAACAGATCAAACAGGGCGGCACCCGACGCGGTGCGAACATGGGCATCCTGCGCGTCGATCACCCGGACATCATGGATTTCATCAAGGCAAAGGAACGTGACGGCGAGTTGAACAACTTCAACCTGTCGATCGGCCTGACCGAAGCGTTCATGAAAGCTGTCGAGAAAAAAGACGATTTCGATCTGATCGCACCCAATACCGGCAAAAAGGTCGGTTCCCTCAACGCGCGTGACGTTTTCAACATCCTTGTCCAGAAAGCCTGGGAATCCGGCGATCCGGGCATTGTCTTCCTGGACCGTATCAACCGCGACAACCCCACGCCCAAACTCGGCGAGATGGAATCCACCAACCCGTGCGGCGAACAGCCCCTGCTCCCCTACGAAGCCTGCAACCTCGGTTCCATCAACCTCGGCAAATGTTTCGCCAAGGGCAAGAACGGTCACGACTCCGAAGTGGACTGGGATGAACTCAAACGCATCGTGCATCTGGCAGTCCGGTTTCTGGACAACGTCATCGACGCCTCACAGTACCCCCTGCCCCAGATCACCGAAACCGTCGAGATGAACCGCAAGATCGGTCTTGGCGTCATGGGTTGGGCAGACCTGCTCTACCAACTCAATATCCCCTACAATTCGCAGACTGCCGTGGACATGGGCGAACGGCTCATGAAATTCGTGCAGGACGAGGCCCGGAGCGCGTCCAAGACACTTGCCGCCGAACGCGGTCATTTCCCGACCTACCCCGAGTCGGTTTTCGGCGAGGCCAACCTCGGCCCATACCGTAACGCGACGACGACGACCATCGCCCCCACCGGCACCCTGTCCATCATCGCAGGCTGCTCCTCCGGCGTTGAACCGCTGTTCGCACTGTCCTTCGTGCGCAACGTCATGGACAACGACAAGCTGGTCGAGACCAACCCGTTTTTTGAAACGGCGCTCAAGGAAGCAGACGCCTATTCCGCCAAGCTGATGGAAAAGATTGCCAAGGTCGGGTCCATCAAAAAAATGGACATTCTGCCCGAGGAACTGCGGAGCGTGTTCGTCACTTCCATGGATATCGAACCCATCTGGCATCTCAAGATGCAGGCAGCTTTCCAGAAGCACACTGACAACGCGGTCTCCAAGACCGTCAATCTGCCCAGCAACGCCACCAAGGAAGATATCTGGGACATCTATTGGAAGGCCTATGAATACGGATGCAAGGGCGTCACGGTGTACCGCGACGGCTCCAAAATATCCCAGGTTCTCTGCACCGGCGACAGCGACAAGAAGAAAAAGGAAGAAGAAGCTTCCGTTGTGCAGAATCGCCCGGACGTCATCTACGGTTTCACCCAAAAGATTCCCACCGGCCTCGGCATGCTCTTTCTCACTGTCAACGAGATGGACGGCAAACCCTTCGAGGTTTTCGCCACCATCGGCAAATCTGGCGGTTCCATCACCGCGAAAGCCGAAGCCATCGGTCGACTCGTCTCCCTCGCCCTGCGCTCCGGCGTCGAAGTGCGTGAGATAGTCGAACAACTCAAGGGCATCGGCGGCGAAAACCCCAAGTTCATGAAAAAGCATCTGGTCAAATCCATCCCCGATGCCATCGCCCATGTCTTCGAATCCCGCTACCTCAGCGGCGACCGCGTGGACGTACAGGGAGCATCTCTCAACAAGGAGCTCTGCCCCGATTGCGGTGAGCCTCTCGTATTCGAAGAAGGCTGCCACATCTGCAAATCCTGCGCGTACACCAAGTGCGGCGGTTAA
- a CDS encoding M48 family metalloprotease: MDHIDIVRQLSRRDFLKAGGMTALGIALGGCAKNPVTGKSQFMLVSEEKEIQMDRQASPMQLSNDYGPTQDGALNAYVTRVGRSLSDMSHRPQMPYAYNVVNANYVNAYAFPGGTIACTRGILLDLDNEAELAALLGHEIGHVNARHTAARMSSQMVIGGLAGVGGAVVGAKYGGAWGSLAGGIGGLGAGLLLASYSRDDERQADSLGMEYMTRAQYNPDGMIGLMEMLNEQHDRQPSALEVMFSTHPMSAERLTAARNRAKNQYYGARKYSVYRERYMDNTAELRKLGPAVKDMQDAEKLGGEKKFGEAEDKMKSALQKAPNDYTGLLIMAKLQMAQKQYDKALPYAMEAKRVYPGEAQASQVSGVLLLQSEKYADAYDSFVQYDKALPGNPYVPFFKGYSQEGLGNREEAAREYYNFLQKVRQGDQANHAYQRLVQWGYIKGEVEPVRDPMSYLG; encoded by the coding sequence ATGGACCATATTGATATTGTCAGACAGTTGAGCCGACGTGATTTCTTGAAAGCCGGGGGCATGACGGCCCTTGGCATCGCCCTGGGTGGCTGTGCAAAAAATCCTGTTACCGGGAAGAGCCAGTTCATGCTGGTCAGCGAGGAGAAGGAGATCCAGATGGATCGTCAAGCCTCGCCCATGCAGCTGTCCAACGACTATGGTCCGACGCAGGATGGCGCGCTCAATGCGTATGTGACCCGGGTGGGGCGTTCGCTGTCCGACATGTCGCACCGGCCTCAAATGCCGTATGCCTACAACGTGGTCAACGCCAACTATGTCAACGCATATGCTTTCCCCGGCGGGACTATCGCCTGTACGCGCGGCATTCTGCTTGATCTTGATAACGAGGCTGAACTGGCTGCGTTGCTCGGGCATGAAATCGGGCACGTCAATGCCCGGCACACGGCCGCCCGCATGAGTTCACAGATGGTCATTGGCGGTCTGGCCGGAGTCGGCGGTGCTGTTGTGGGAGCCAAATACGGCGGTGCCTGGGGTTCTCTGGCCGGTGGTATCGGCGGTCTGGGGGCTGGTTTGCTGCTGGCGTCATACAGTCGGGATGACGAGCGGCAGGCGGACAGCCTCGGCATGGAATACATGACTCGCGCTCAATACAACCCGGATGGGATGATCGGTTTGATGGAGATGCTCAACGAGCAGCATGACCGTCAGCCGAGTGCTCTGGAAGTCATGTTTTCTACCCATCCCATGAGTGCGGAGCGGCTGACTGCGGCCCGTAACCGTGCAAAGAATCAGTATTATGGCGCCAGGAAATATTCTGTTTATCGAGAACGATACATGGACAATACCGCAGAGCTGCGCAAGCTCGGTCCCGCGGTCAAGGATATGCAGGATGCGGAAAAGCTGGGCGGCGAAAAGAAGTTCGGCGAGGCCGAAGATAAAATGAAGTCCGCCCTGCAAAAGGCTCCGAACGATTATACCGGCCTGCTTATCATGGCGAAGCTGCAAATGGCGCAGAAGCAGTATGACAAAGCCCTGCCTTATGCCATGGAAGCCAAGCGAGTGTATCCCGGCGAAGCGCAGGCAAGTCAGGTCAGCGGTGTGCTGTTACTCCAGTCTGAGAAATATGCCGATGCCTACGACAGTTTCGTACAGTACGACAAGGCATTGCCCGGCAATCCATATGTTCCCTTCTTCAAGGGATACAGTCAGGAAGGTCTGGGGAACCGTGAAGAGGCCGCGCGTGAATATTACAATTTCCTGCAAAAAGTCCGGCAGGGCGATCAAGCCAACCATGCCTATCAGCGCCTTGTCCAATGGGGCTACATAAAGGGCGAGGTCGAACCTGTGCGCGACCCCATGTCTTATCTGGGGTAA
- a CDS encoding glutamine amidotransferase, which translates to MKKLLIIKTGGSFEEFTREHDDFEHWTANGMGLSFEDCLCVDVRTGSSLPDPADIAGCVITGSHDMVTDDLPWIHTTARWLREALHADLPLLGICFGHQLMAHALGGKAGYHPDGLEIGTVDITLTEDGMADPLMGSLPSFFKAHVTHSQTALELPPNTTLLAASDHDPHQSFRIGLHAWGVQFHPEFDTSAIHYYVQQLQEKITDQGGDVASIRETVVETPESTSLLKRFAAYCLNS; encoded by the coding sequence ATGAAAAAGCTCTTAATCATCAAAACCGGCGGTTCTTTTGAAGAATTCACCCGGGAGCACGACGATTTCGAACATTGGACAGCCAATGGCATGGGATTGTCCTTTGAAGACTGCCTCTGTGTCGACGTACGCACAGGCTCCTCGCTGCCCGATCCAGCCGATATCGCTGGATGTGTCATAACAGGGTCACACGACATGGTTACTGATGACCTGCCATGGATACATACCACGGCCCGATGGCTGCGCGAAGCTCTTCACGCGGATCTGCCTTTGCTCGGTATTTGTTTCGGCCACCAGCTCATGGCCCATGCCCTAGGCGGCAAGGCCGGATATCATCCCGATGGTTTGGAGATAGGCACCGTTGATATCACCCTGACCGAAGACGGCATGGCCGACCCACTCATGGGCAGTCTGCCTTCATTCTTCAAAGCGCACGTCACCCATTCGCAGACCGCGCTTGAACTCCCCCCGAACACCACACTCCTGGCAGCCAGCGACCATGACCCGCACCAGAGTTTCCGCATAGGGTTACATGCCTGGGGCGTCCAGTTTCACCCGGAATTCGATACATCAGCTATTCACTACTATGTGCAACAATTGCAGGAGAAAATTACCGATCAGGGTGGAGATGTAGCCAGCATTCGCGAAACAGTGGTCGAGACGCCGGAATCAACCTCACTGCTCAAGCGGTTCGCGGCGTATTGCCTGAATTCATAG